In Streptantibioticus cattleyicolor NRRL 8057 = DSM 46488, a genomic segment contains:
- the groL gene encoding chaperonin GroEL (60 kDa chaperone family; promotes refolding of misfolded polypeptides especially under stressful conditions; forms two stacked rings of heptamers to form a barrel-shaped 14mer; ends can be capped by GroES; misfolded proteins enter the barrel where they are refolded when GroES binds) has product MAKILKFNEDARRALERGVNKLADTVKVTIGPKGRNVVIDKKFGAPTITNDGVTIAREVEIEDRYENLGAQLVKEVATKTNDIAGDGTTTATVLAQALVREGLRNVAAGASPSALKRGIDAAVKAVADELIATARPIDSKSDIAAVAALSAQDKQVGELIAEAMDKVGKDGVITVEESNTFGLELDFTEGMAFDKGYLSPYFVTDQERMEAVLEDPYILIHQGKISAIADLLPLLEKVIQAGSSKPLLIIAEDVEGEALSTLVVNKIRGTFNAVAVKAPGFGDRRKAMLGDMAVLTGATVVAEEVGLKLDQVGLDVLGSARRVTVTKDDTTIVEGAGKSEDVTGRVAQIKAEIETTDSDWDREKLQERLAKLAGGVCVIKVGAATEVELKEKKHRLEDAISATRAAVEEGIVSGGGSALVHAGKVLADSLGKEGDEATGVTVVRNAVVEPLRWIAENAGLEGYVITSKVAELEKGHGFNAATGEYGDLVKAGVIDPVKVTRSALENAASIASLLLTTETLVVEKPAEEESAAAGHGHSHGHSH; this is encoded by the coding sequence ATGGCCAAGATCCTGAAGTTCAACGAGGACGCTCGGCGCGCCCTGGAGCGCGGTGTCAACAAGCTCGCCGACACGGTGAAGGTGACGATCGGCCCCAAGGGCCGCAACGTCGTCATCGACAAGAAGTTCGGCGCCCCGACCATCACCAACGACGGTGTCACCATCGCCCGCGAGGTGGAGATCGAGGACCGCTACGAGAACCTCGGCGCCCAGCTGGTGAAGGAGGTGGCGACCAAGACCAACGACATCGCGGGTGACGGCACCACCACCGCCACCGTGCTGGCCCAGGCGCTGGTCCGCGAGGGTCTGCGCAACGTCGCCGCCGGCGCCTCCCCGTCCGCCCTCAAGCGCGGCATCGACGCGGCCGTCAAGGCCGTCGCCGACGAGCTGATCGCCACCGCCCGGCCGATCGACTCCAAGTCCGACATCGCCGCCGTGGCCGCGCTCTCCGCGCAGGACAAGCAGGTCGGCGAGTTGATCGCCGAGGCGATGGACAAGGTCGGCAAGGACGGCGTCATCACCGTCGAGGAGTCCAACACCTTCGGTCTGGAGCTCGACTTCACCGAGGGCATGGCGTTCGACAAGGGCTACCTGTCGCCGTACTTCGTGACCGACCAGGAGCGGATGGAAGCGGTCCTGGAGGACCCGTACATCCTCATCCACCAGGGCAAGATCTCGGCCATCGCCGACCTGCTGCCGCTGCTGGAGAAGGTCATCCAGGCCGGCTCCTCCAAGCCGCTGCTGATCATCGCCGAGGACGTCGAGGGCGAGGCCCTGTCCACCCTGGTGGTCAACAAGATCCGCGGCACCTTCAACGCGGTCGCGGTCAAGGCCCCCGGCTTCGGCGACCGCCGCAAGGCGATGCTCGGCGACATGGCGGTCCTCACCGGCGCCACCGTGGTCGCCGAGGAGGTCGGCCTCAAGCTCGACCAGGTCGGCCTCGACGTGCTGGGCTCCGCCCGCCGCGTGACCGTCACCAAGGACGACACCACCATCGTCGAGGGCGCCGGCAAGTCCGAGGACGTGACCGGCCGGGTCGCCCAGATCAAGGCCGAGATCGAGACCACCGACTCCGACTGGGACCGCGAGAAGCTCCAGGAGCGCCTCGCCAAGCTGGCCGGCGGCGTGTGCGTGATCAAGGTCGGCGCCGCCACCGAGGTGGAGCTGAAGGAGAAGAAGCACCGCCTGGAGGACGCCATCTCCGCGACCCGCGCCGCGGTCGAGGAGGGCATCGTCTCCGGTGGCGGTTCCGCGCTGGTGCACGCCGGCAAGGTGCTCGCCGACTCGCTGGGCAAGGAGGGCGACGAGGCCACCGGTGTCACCGTGGTCCGCAACGCCGTCGTCGAGCCGCTGCGCTGGATCGCCGAGAACGCCGGCCTGGAGGGCTACGTCATCACCTCCAAGGTCGCCGAACTGGAGAAGGGCCACGGCTTCAACGCCGCCACCGGCGAGTACGGCGACCTGGTCAAGGCCGGCGTCATCGACCCGGTGAAGGTCACCCGCTCCGCGCTGGAGAACGCCGCCTCCATCGCCTCGCTGCTGCTGACCACCGAGACCCTGGTGGTCGAGAAGCCGGCCGAGGAGGAGTCCGCCGCCGCGGGTCACGGCCACAGCCACGGCCACTCCCACTGA
- a CDS encoding cell wall-binding repeat-containing protein, whose amino-acid sequence MGEQRLGHRDRRLPVQLGWATVGHPEAGLLPATAAVLISGANSVYAPLAPALAARKGGPVLLTSKGGLDAPVRAELKRMLPRGRTVYLIGGTDVLSQAVATKAASLGYTVKRLADSSRYGTSVAVAKASTSSPRDVFLATGTDYHSALAAAGAAGAGGETGGVVLLTDDSTMTTSVSAYLARLDPAKVRLIPVGGTAKNALLRAYQAGHMPRWPHRIQYYPVIGSSSADTSVRLARMWWRGPVQPSLASVNSWQDGVTAFSSGGLYGPVVWTDSARLTAVDARYLSDVSASARSVVVYGGTPSVAQNVVTTVGNAIATPGHWAYEPWAGGIAPKAAFALSTAGSAPAAPAVREPGTADGGPGTPVTTTR is encoded by the coding sequence GTGGGGGAACAACGCCTCGGCCACCGCGATCGCCGGCTCCCGGTTCAACTGGGCTGGGCCACCGTCGGCCACCCCGAGGCGGGTCTGCTGCCGGCCACGGCGGCGGTGCTGATCAGCGGCGCCAACTCGGTCTACGCCCCGCTGGCGCCCGCGCTGGCGGCACGCAAGGGCGGCCCGGTGCTGCTGACCTCCAAGGGCGGCCTGGACGCCCCGGTGCGGGCGGAGCTGAAGCGGATGCTGCCGCGCGGCCGGACGGTCTACCTGATCGGCGGCACCGACGTGCTGAGCCAGGCGGTGGCCACCAAGGCCGCCTCGCTGGGCTACACCGTCAAGCGGCTCGCGGACTCCTCCCGGTACGGCACCTCGGTGGCGGTCGCCAAGGCGAGCACCAGCAGCCCGCGTGACGTCTTCCTGGCCACCGGCACCGACTACCACTCCGCCCTCGCGGCGGCCGGGGCGGCGGGCGCGGGCGGCGAGACGGGCGGTGTGGTGCTGCTGACCGACGACTCCACCATGACCACGTCGGTCTCCGCCTACCTGGCCCGCCTCGACCCCGCCAAGGTCCGGCTGATCCCGGTCGGCGGCACCGCCAAGAACGCGCTGCTGCGGGCGTACCAGGCCGGGCACATGCCCAGGTGGCCGCACCGGATCCAGTACTACCCGGTGATCGGCTCCTCCAGCGCCGACACCTCGGTGCGCCTGGCCCGCATGTGGTGGCGCGGCCCGGTCCAGCCCTCCCTGGCGAGCGTCAACAGCTGGCAGGACGGGGTGACCGCGTTCTCCTCCGGCGGGCTGTACGGCCCGGTGGTGTGGACGGACTCCGCACGGCTGACCGCCGTCGACGCCCGGTACCTCAGCGACGTCTCGGCGTCCGCGCGGAGCGTCGTCGTCTACGGCGGCACCCCGTCGGTCGCGCAGAACGTGGTCACCACCGTCGGCAACGCCATCGCCACCCCCGGCCACTGGGCCTACGAGCCGTGGGCCGGCGGGATCGCGCCCAAGGCGGCGTTCGCCCTGAGCACCGCGGGGTCCGCCCCGGCCGCGCCGGCGGTACGGGAACCGGGTACGGCCGACGGCGGCCCGGGCACCCCGGTGACCACCACCCGCTGA
- the groES gene encoding co-chaperone GroES has protein sequence MTTASTKVAIKPLEDRVVVQPLEAEQTTASGLVIPDTAKEKPQEGVILAVGPGRFEEGKRLPLDVKVGDVVLYSKYGGTEVKYNGEEYLVLSARDVLAIVEK, from the coding sequence GTGACGACCGCCAGCACCAAGGTTGCCATCAAGCCGCTTGAGGACCGCGTTGTGGTCCAGCCGCTCGAGGCCGAGCAGACCACTGCCTCCGGCCTGGTCATCCCGGACACCGCGAAGGAGAAGCCCCAGGAGGGCGTCATCCTCGCCGTCGGCCCGGGCCGCTTCGAGGAGGGCAAGCGCCTCCCGCTCGACGTCAAGGTCGGCGATGTCGTGCTCTACAGCAAGTACGGCGGCACCGAGGTGAAGTACAACGGCGAGGAGTACCTCGTCCTCTCGGCCCGCGACGTTCTCGCGATCGTCGAGAAGTAA
- a CDS encoding MOSC domain-containing protein: MPELLSVNIAVPKVVDYTDAEFTGIDKRPIDTMVKIVAPGPQGTADSGLAGDRIGDKRFHGGDHQAVYAYAREDLDHWERELGKPLANGSFGENFTVAGLDVNGALVGERWRVGPDVLLEVTSPRIPCRTFQEWLEEPGWVKRFTQAARPGAYLRVVRPGEVRAGDQVTVEHRPEHEVTVALVLRALSGEPELLPRVLAAGEALNPEHAASVRKRLERRAVARDA, translated from the coding sequence ATGCCTGAACTGCTTTCCGTGAACATCGCCGTGCCCAAGGTCGTCGACTACACCGACGCCGAATTCACCGGTATCGACAAGCGGCCCATCGACACCATGGTGAAGATCGTGGCTCCCGGGCCGCAGGGGACGGCGGACAGCGGGCTCGCCGGGGACCGGATCGGCGACAAGCGGTTCCACGGCGGCGACCACCAGGCCGTGTACGCCTACGCGAGGGAGGATCTCGACCACTGGGAAAGGGAGTTGGGCAAGCCGCTGGCCAACGGATCGTTCGGGGAGAACTTCACCGTGGCCGGCCTGGACGTCAACGGCGCGCTGGTCGGGGAGAGGTGGCGGGTCGGTCCGGACGTGCTGCTGGAGGTGACCTCGCCCCGGATTCCGTGCCGGACGTTCCAGGAATGGCTGGAGGAGCCGGGGTGGGTGAAGCGGTTCACGCAGGCCGCACGGCCGGGGGCGTATCTGCGGGTGGTCCGGCCGGGCGAGGTGCGCGCGGGTGACCAGGTGACGGTGGAGCACCGGCCGGAGCACGAGGTCACGGTGGCGTTGGTGCTGCGGGCGCTGAGCGGTGAGCCGGAGCTGCTGCCCCGGGTGCTCGCGGCGGGCGAAGCGCTCAACCCCGAGCACGCCGCATCGGTGCGGAAGCGGTTGGAGCGGCGGGCGGTGGCGCGGGATGCGTAG
- a CDS encoding class I SAM-dependent methyltransferase — protein sequence METEAFAGLLTDEGQALLAGLGGYEEAGELAVATRLRREHPAELVSAALTQARLRRRAAAKFGADADRMYFTPDGVEQATRTTVAEHRAARFARLGVGRVADLCAGIGGDAIALARAGIEVLAVDRSPLTCAVARANAEALGLADRIEVRCADVTEVDTAGYDAVFVDPARRGGRGRIFDPEAYSPPLSWAVEAARTTSFAALKIAPGVPHEAVPDDAEAQWVSDRGDVKEAVLWFGTRPGARSATLLPRGATLTGTGLPDPPVGPVGGYVYEPDGAVIRAHLVAEVAQQVGGRLIDGTIAYVTADELRPTPYATAYAISDTLPFNLKRLKALLREREVGTLTVKKRGSAVEPEEVRRRVKPRGPNAATVLLTRVAGAPAMLIGAPVTTN from the coding sequence ATGGAGACGGAGGCGTTCGCCGGGCTGCTGACGGACGAGGGGCAGGCGCTGCTCGCGGGGCTGGGGGGGTACGAGGAGGCCGGGGAGTTGGCGGTGGCGACGCGGTTGCGGCGCGAGCACCCGGCGGAGTTGGTCTCCGCGGCGCTGACCCAGGCGCGGCTGCGGCGGCGCGCGGCGGCCAAGTTCGGGGCGGACGCGGACCGGATGTACTTCACGCCCGACGGGGTGGAGCAGGCGACGCGGACCACGGTCGCCGAGCACCGGGCGGCGCGGTTCGCCCGGCTCGGGGTGGGCCGGGTGGCCGACCTGTGCGCCGGGATCGGCGGCGACGCCATCGCGCTGGCCCGCGCCGGGATCGAGGTGCTGGCGGTCGACCGGTCCCCGCTGACCTGCGCGGTGGCCCGGGCCAACGCCGAGGCGCTGGGGCTCGCCGACCGTATCGAGGTGCGCTGCGCGGACGTCACCGAGGTGGACACCGCCGGGTACGACGCGGTCTTCGTGGACCCGGCGCGCCGGGGTGGACGGGGCCGGATCTTCGACCCGGAGGCGTACTCGCCGCCGCTGTCGTGGGCGGTCGAGGCGGCCCGTACGACGTCGTTCGCGGCGTTGAAGATCGCGCCGGGCGTGCCGCACGAGGCGGTGCCGGACGACGCCGAGGCGCAGTGGGTCTCCGACCGCGGCGACGTCAAGGAGGCGGTGCTCTGGTTCGGCACCCGGCCCGGGGCGCGCAGCGCGACGCTGCTGCCGCGAGGCGCCACGCTGACCGGCACCGGGCTGCCCGATCCGCCGGTCGGCCCGGTGGGCGGCTACGTGTACGAGCCGGACGGCGCCGTGATCCGCGCCCATCTGGTGGCCGAGGTGGCGCAACAGGTCGGCGGCCGGCTGATCGACGGGACGATCGCGTACGTCACCGCCGACGAGCTGCGCCCCACCCCGTACGCCACCGCCTACGCGATCAGTGACACGCTGCCGTTCAACCTCAAGCGGCTCAAGGCGCTGCTGCGGGAACGGGAGGTGGGGACGCTGACGGTGAAGAAGCGCGGGTCGGCGGTGGAACCGGAGGAGGTCCGGCGCCGGGTCAAGCCGCGGGGGCCCAACGCGGCCACCGTGCTGCTGACCCGGGTGGCCGGGGCGCCGGCCATGCTCATCGGCGCCCCGGTCACCACGAACTGA
- a CDS encoding SDR family NAD(P)-dependent oxidoreductase, with product MTTSLITGATAGIGAAFARRLASDGHDLVLVARNTERLEEQAAELRRRHGVAVDVLTADLATDKGIAAVESRLGDPERPVDVLVNNAGFGNRGTFLEAPLADELTMLKVHCEAVLRLTSAATKAMRERGRGFVINVASVAAFVPRGTYSASKAWVVRFTEGVAHDLAGSGVRLMALCPGFVRTEFHERAGMDTGSIPGWAWLDADKLVAAAIRDLARGRVVSVPDLRYKTAVALTKLIPSGAIGQVSSEAGRRYGAH from the coding sequence ATGACGACCTCACTCATCACCGGAGCTACTGCGGGTATCGGCGCCGCGTTCGCGCGGCGGCTGGCGAGCGACGGGCACGACCTGGTGCTCGTCGCCCGCAACACCGAACGACTGGAGGAACAGGCAGCGGAGTTGCGGCGCCGGCACGGCGTCGCGGTGGACGTGCTCACCGCCGACCTCGCCACGGACAAGGGGATCGCCGCGGTCGAGTCGAGGCTGGGCGATCCGGAACGGCCGGTCGACGTCCTGGTGAACAACGCCGGGTTCGGCAACAGGGGCACCTTCCTGGAGGCGCCGCTCGCCGACGAGTTGACGATGCTGAAGGTGCACTGCGAGGCGGTGCTGCGGCTGACCTCGGCCGCGACGAAGGCGATGCGGGAGCGTGGCCGGGGCTTTGTGATCAACGTGGCGTCGGTGGCCGCGTTCGTGCCGCGCGGTACGTACTCGGCGAGCAAGGCGTGGGTGGTGCGCTTCACCGAGGGCGTGGCGCACGACCTGGCGGGGTCGGGCGTGCGGTTGATGGCGCTGTGCCCGGGGTTCGTGCGCACCGAGTTCCACGAGCGCGCCGGGATGGACACCGGCAGCATCCCGGGGTGGGCCTGGCTGGACGCGGACAAGCTGGTGGCGGCGGCCATCCGTGATCTGGCGCGCGGCCGGGTCGTCAGCGTCCCCGACCTGCGGTACAAGACGGCGGTGGCGCTGACCAAGCTCATCCCCAGCGGCGCGATCGGCCAGGTGTCCAGCGAAGCCGGCCGCCGCTACGGGGCCCACTGA